One Drechmeria coniospora strain ARSEF 6962 chromosome 01, whole genome shotgun sequence genomic region harbors:
- a CDS encoding WD40 repeat-like-containing domain protein, producing the protein MDAPRTVASKLTRTLDLPPSCMQFCPRHPSYFVVGTYSLEESDAAGRGEADEPIEEQLAAAGNGQVRHGTLVVFRLEGEVLTKVQTVLQPSALLDVRFHPQHGAILAAVSSTGTLAVFTLDPGRSATEPLRQLATSKCPDLTEDTLFLQCAWHPTLERVMAVTTSGGLSRLLFLDDGWRIRHHLDLEMANSLEAWSIAFSPPTKGPEESTQSASVYGGGDDSLLRYGLCSWAADAADASPTITMPHVPLAVKNQHGAGVTAILPLPLRSADGGRIVLTGSYDDHLRVFVIHDLDASGGARRVRLAAEKKLGGGVWRLGLVRVSSSEPDAPSTVRILASCMHAGVRLVDVESHDGLEWTCTVLARFEEHRSMNYASDCVVVDDGGSERLLCVSTSFYDKLLDDGQRNDAPTVATAPHHRTVHFPAITLFLGGEARRASFGPLAPCLHRWCDEQNSIVAGASRRRPPVSPIPWGFGQTSRPLSLLWTPAAQLGRQQRDSFGMEPAARGAGLPASLRYVQYEHGFESKYLPAIRSLIAKDLSEPYSIYVYRYFLCQWAHLCFLALDPSDSSLVGVIICKLESHSSHSPPTRRGYIAMLAVSSCFRGHGVATALVKRAIEAMASRKADEIVLETEETNEPAMRLYERLGFLRSKKLHRYYLNGNSAYRLILPLECPHPNGSRYGYGDSVT; encoded by the exons ATGGACGCACCGAGGACCGTCGCGTCCAAGTTGACACGGACGTTGGACCTGCCACCGAGTTGCATGCAATTCTGCCCACGTCACCCATCCtacttcgtcgtcggcacctacagcctcgaggagagcgatgcggccggccggggagaggccgacgagcccatcgaggagcagctcgcggcggccgggaaTGGCCAGGTCCGACACGGCacgctcgtcgtcttccggCTCGAAGGAGAGGTGCT CACAAAGGTGCAGACGGTGCTGCAGCCGTCGGCTCTGCTCGATGTGCGGTTTCACCCGCAGCATGGCGCCATCTTGGCTGCCGTCTCCAGCACCGGCACCTTGGCCGTCTTCACGCTTGATCCAGGGCGAAGCGCGACGGAGCCGCTTCGGCAGCTCGCGACGAGCAAGTGTCCCGACCTGACGGAAGACACCCTCTTCCTGCAATGCGCCTGGCATCCCACGCTCGAAAGGGTCATGGCCGTCACGACCTCGGGCGGCCTGTCGAGGCTGCTGTTCTTGGACGACGGATGGAGGATCCGGCATCACCTTGATCTGGAGATGGCAAACTCGCTCGAGGCCTGGTCGATTGCCTTTTCGCCCCCGACCAAGGGCCCCGAGGAGAGCACGCAGTCGGCATCCgtctacggcggcggcgacgactcgTTGCTACGCTACGGCCTGTGCTcctgggccgccgacgccgccgacgcttcCCCGACCATCACGATGCCGCACGTGCCCCTGGCCGTCAAGAACcagcacggcgccggcgtcaccGCCATCCTCCCTCTTCCGCTccgctcggccgacggcggtcgCATCGTCCTCACAGGAAGCTACGACGATCACCTGCGCGTCTTCGTCATCCACGACCTCGACGCGTCCGGCGGCGCGAGGAGAGTCaggctggcggccgagaagaagctcggcggcggcgtatGGCGTCTCGGTTTGGTCCgcgtctcgtcgtccgagCCGGATGCCCCTTCGACGGTGCGCATTCTGGcctcgtgcatgcatgcgggGGTAAGGCTGGTGGACGTCGAGAGCCACGACGGCCTGGAATGGACCTGCACGGTCCTGGCACGGTTCGAGGAGCACAGGAGCATGAACTATGCATCCGACTGTGTCGTCGTGGACGACGGTGGAAGCGAGAGGCTGCTCTGCGTGTCCACGAGCTTCTACGACAAGCTGCT AGACGATGGACAGCGTAATGATGCCCCTACCGTTGCCACGGCTCCGCAccaccgtact GTGCATTTCCCCGCGATAACGTTGTTCCTTGGCGGTGAGGCCCGGCGGGCCAGCTTCGGTCCGTTAGCGCCGTGCTTGCATCGGTGGTGCGACGAGCAGAACTCCATCGTCGCGGGggcttctcgtcgtcgtcctccggTGTCACCCATTCCCTGGGGCTTCGGCCAAACTTCCCGTCCGCTCTCCCTCCTCTGGACGCCCGCAGCTCAGCTCGGACGACAGCAGCGTGACTCCTTCGGCATGGAGCCGGCAGCGCGCGGTGCTGGACTTCCGGCCTCGCTCCGCTACGTCCAGTACGAGCATGGCTTCGAGTCCAAATACCTCCCCGCCATCCGTTCGCTCATAGCCAAGGACCTCAGCGAGCCGTACAGCATCTACGTCTACCGCTACTTTCTCTGCCAGTGGGCTCACCTTTGCTTCCTC GCCCTTGACCCTTCCGACTCATCCCTCGTGGGCGTCATCATCTGCAAGCTCGAGAGCCACTCGTCCCATTCCCCCCCAACCCGTCGGGGCTACATCGCCATGCTGGCCGTGTCCTCGTGCTTCCGCGGCCACggggtggcgacggcgttgGTCAAGCGGGCGatcgaggccatggccagccgcaaggccgacgagattGTGCTCGAGACGGAGGAGACCAACGAGCCGGCCATGCGGCTGTACGAGCGGTTGGGTTTCCTGCGGTCCAAGAAGTTGCATCGGTATTACCTCAACGGCAACAGCGCTTACCGGCTCATCCTGCCGCTCGAATGCCCGCACCCGAATGGAAGCCGGTACGGCTATGGCGACAGCGTCACGTGA
- a CDS encoding myb-like DNA-binding domain-containing protein — translation MLPLRQTLRVTRTAASPRPWAGWHRQRRAAAQGCFSTQQAKRYDGASPDPNPNPSPSAGRAHAAGRGEEPSLLAKMGESAATTFASIFVLGIGFAAAGYLYHKSYKRLVLSKMTHAFEPGDPVLDLAAMGKDAPSHSHAKPDEEEHWVVRPEQSRVDEIIGGRERGHYYLLMGEKGTGKSSMIIDAMRKVDGDGVAMFEAHSDPEIFRIRLGKALDYEYHEDYIGGYFSERGPRETTALLDIERALNKLEKVALKMLPLRGKPLVVVVNQMHLLRNDDDGRHLIELLQQRAEQWAASNLVTMVFNSDDYWVYERLKLLATRMEVLPVTDLPKQQAITALRNYRLRYFGEHLDADRLEDVYDHVGGRLSFLNRVAKSDDMAKTCNHIKEVEKKWFLNQCWILGSEMDDDVMDQQKWAAAAMVLAHALVEKEQEMERTYDPVVGHMLPSYPFHIAQELMTRCDFVRELDSLNLFTITSRAEVRASSVPMHRAFQEICAEPGFRKHLDDTIQRISDIESLGRTRELVAKDLVLGGQYDIHQTRAGFTLTLKQPEEEGEEGKSHISSHVAAGLYERNSQGQRAASEMGPRAAEGLLEEEKEEKEEKKEKKGKKEKKKASSQIESSQPLAEDDGSRKQKKSKRKSTAEADVGDGEPAVMENGTQAGEVVPAAGAVTDDCDDAVTHLKKKRKLSDSAASQEERKRRRPRQEDDDGFLRKENEEGKDKAMDEDGRVDESDVQLSPTVAHLGRRSQAEARSRENSAPLAAADGMDVDRSEAPAAADVEVETLAREAWKEHRSSQGRAKRPSREAQEAQEATASSASRTRSARRKAKPTYFDQAPVDEPEANRAALAALPSPAAATPKRRQRTKAASKKASKAASKDQAPAGERRGMTQGESRRGDYVQGRFTDEELARIGRAVEAFRTDSGLTREQVNEVSVLRHDHAMASPLTTRMQMIQAPGGTTAGDAHAQLWVRIFAECPDRHRQKVINICRKKFHNFVARGTWTAEQDGELGELIGVHGPRWSKIAGIINRHPEDLRDRYRNYLVCGAHQRKDAWDEDEEARLTQFIIEAMEIIDELREAGTNEQLRDRSYEELIDWQNISERMGRSRSRLQCITKWKSMNIRTNGKDKLVSAEPDAQISFRLEKARRQLSAMPDEERFRLVLAIQASAVGSDGKIPWPRLVDKPFRNKWHRTTQVLLWRRLKRTVPGWERQATRDTALHLVEQYKQTGELPVVDGAGCDDGEEMALVKSVPSGTTAGRRSRKQGAARSGEFVEGSDVDDGPAHDDDGEAGEDTEGMQIDPALTPSLPKATEQSGAEKAAPRRRGKKAAANGPREPAEEGELPGPLPVPREEDGPEADEAARAAKRTPRKARSTAAKGHGDTPSGVAYSDSVMDDMEDLPARVAA, via the exons ATGCTTCCCTTGCGACAGACGTTACGCGTCACTCGcacggccgcgtcgccgagACCATGGGCTGGCTGGCACCGCCaacgacgagcggcggccCAAGGCTGCTTCTCGACACAGCAGGCCAAAAGATATG ATGGCGCGTCGCCCGATCCGAACCCCAATCCGAGCCCGAGCGCGGGGCGCGCCCATGCGGCGGGCCGCGGCGAGGAGCCGTCGCTGCTCGCCAAGATGGGcgagtcggcggcgacgacgttcGCCTCCATCTTCgtgctcggcatcggcttcgccgccgccggctacCTCTACCACAAGAGCTACAAGCGGCTCGTCCTCTCCAAGATGACGCACGCCTTCGAGCCGGGCGACCCCGTGCTCGACCTCGCGGCCATGGGCAAGGACGCGCcctcgcactcgcacgcgaagcccgacgaggaggagcactGGGTCGTCCGGCCGGAGCAGAGCCGGGTCGACGAAAtcatcggcggccgcgagagGGGCCACTACTACCTCCTCATGGGCGAAAAGGGCACGGGAAAGAGCAGCATGATCATCGACGCCATGCgcaaggtcgacggcgacggcgtcgccatgtTCGAGGCCCACTCGGACCCCGAGATCTTCCGCATCCGCCTCGGCAAGGCGCTCGACTACGAGTACCACGAGGACTACATCGGCGGCTACTTCAGCGAGCGGGGGCCGCGCGAGACGACGGCCCTCCTCGACATCGAGCGCGCCCTCAACAAGCTCGAGAAGGTGGCGCTCAAGATGCTGCCCCTCCGCGGCaagccgctcgtcgtcgtcgtcaaccaGATGCACCTCCTccgcaacgacgacgacggccgccacctcATCGAGCTGCTCCAGCAGCGGGCCGAGCAGTGGGCGGCGTCCAACCTCGTCACCATGGTCTTCAACTCGGACGACTACTGGGTCTACGAGCGGCTCAAGCTGCTCGCCACCCGCATGGAGGTGCTGCCCGTCACCGACCTGCCGAAGCAGCAGGCCATCACGGCCCTGCGCAACTACCGGCTGCGCTACTTTGGCgagcacctcgacgccgacaggCTCGAGGACGTCTACGACCACGTCGGCGGTCGGCTGAGCTTCCTCAACCGCGTGGCCAAGAGCGACGACATGGCCAAGACGTGCAACCACATCAAGGAGGTCGAGAAGAAGTGGTTCCTCAATCAGTGCTGGATCCTCGGCtccgagatggacgacgacgtcatggATCAGCAGAAgtgggccgccgccgccatggttCTCGCCCACGCGCTCGTCGAGAAGGAGCAGGAGATGGAGCGGACCTACgaccccgtcgtcggccacatGCTGCCGTCGTACCCCTTCCACATCGCCCAGGAGCTCATGACGAGGTGCGACTTTGTCCGCGAGCTCGACAGCCTCAACCTCTTCACCATCACGAGCCGGGCTGAGGTGCGGGCGAGCAGCGTGCCGATGCACCGCGCCTTCCAGGAGATCTGCGCCGAGCCCGGCTTCCGGAagcacctcgacgacaccATCCAGCGCATCAGCGACATCGAGAGCTTGGGCCGCACGCGAGAGCTCGTCGCCAaggacctcgtcctcggcggccaatACGACATCCACCAGACCCGTGCCGGCTTCACCCTCACGCTCAAGCagccggaggaggaaggggaggagggcAA GTCTCACATCAGCAGCCATGTCGCCGCAGGCCTCTACGAACGGAACAGCCAGGGGCAGCGCGCTGCTTCCGAGATGGGTCCACGTGCAGCCGAGGGTCTGCTAGAG gaggagaaggaggagaaggaggagaagaaggagaagaaggggaagaaggagaagaaaaAGGCTTCGTCTCAGATCGAATCGTCCCAGCCGCttgccgaagacgacggctcgAGGAAGCAGAAGAAATCCAAAAGAAAGTCGACTGCGgaagccgacgtcggcgacggcgaaccAGCGGTCATGGAAAACGGCACCCAAGCCGGTGAGGTCGTGCCGGCGGCCGGTGCCGTAACCGACGACTGCGACGACGCGGTTACCCATTTGAAGAAGAAGCGCAAGCTGTCCGATTCGGCAGCGAGCCAGGAAGAAAgaaaacgacgacggcctcggcaggaggacgacgacggtttCTTGCGAAAGGAGAACGAGGAAGGGAAGGACAAGgcgatggacgaggacggcagaGTCGACGAGTCCGACGTACAGCTATCGCCCACCGTCGCCCACCTTGGGCGTCGCAGCCAAGCCGAGGCTCGCTCGAGGGAGAATAGCGCTCCACTTGCGGCTGCCGATGGGATGGACGTCGACCGAAGCGAAGCACCTGCGgcagccgacgtcgaggtcgagacCCTCGCCCGGGAGGCCTGGAAGGAGCACCGATCGAGCCAAGGTCGTGCGAAGAGGCCATCGCGGGAAGCCCAGGAAGCCCAGGAAGCGACGGcctcatcggcgtcgaggacgcgtTCGGCGAGAAGAAAGGCGAAGCCGACGTACTTCGACCAAGcacccgtcgacgagcccgagGCCAACCGTGCGGCGCTCGctgcgctgccgtcgccggcggcggcgacgccgaagcgGCGCCAACGGACCAAGGCGGCGTCCAAGAAGGCGTCCAAGGCGGCGTCCAAGGATCAAGcgccggccggcgagcgacgCGGCATGACGCAGGGCGAGAGCCGTCGCGGCGACTACGTCCAGGGCCGGTTCACGGATGAAGAGCTCGCTCGCATCGGAAgagccgtcgaggccttccGGACCGACAGCGGCTTGACGAGGGAGCAGGTCAACGAGGTAAGCGTCCTTCGGCACGACCACGCCATGGCCAGCCCACTCACGACTCGCATGCAGATGATCCAGGCACCCGGCGGAacgacggcgggcgacgCCCACGCGCAGCTCTGGGTCCGCATCTTCGCCGAATGCCCGGACCGTCATCGGCAAAAGGTCATCAACATCTGCCGGAAAAAGTTTCACAACTTCGTCGCCCGCGGCACCTGGACGGCGGAGcaggacggcgagctcggcgagctcatCGGCGTGCACGGCCCGAGGTGGTCCAAGATCGCGGGCATCATCAACCGACACCCCGAAGACCTGCGCGACCGCTACCGAAACTACCTCGTCTGCGGCGCCCACCAGCGAAAGGACGCgtgggacgaggacgaggaggcgcgGCTGACGCAGTTCATCATCGAAGCCATGGAGAtcatcgacgagctgcgCGAGGCGGGCACCAACGAGCAGCTGCGCGACCGGTCGTACGAGGAGCTGATCGACTGGCAAAACATCAGCGAGCGGATGGGCCGGTCGAGGAGTCGACTCCAGTGCATCACCAAGTGGAAGTCGATGAACATCCGGACCAACGGCAAGGACAAGCTCGTGTCGGCCGAGCCCGACGCGCAGATTTCCTTCCGGCTCGAGAAGGCACGTCGGCAGCTGTCGGCCATGCCGGACGAGGAACGCTTccgcctcgtgctcgccatccaggcctcggccgtcggcagcgacggcaaGATTCCGTGGCCccggctcgtcgacaagcCGTTCCGCAACAAGTGGCACCGGACGACGCAGGTGCTGCTCTGGCGCCGGCTGAAGCGGACGGTGCCGGGCTGGGAGAGGCAAGCGACGCGAGACACGGCCCTCCACCTGGTGGAGCAGTACAAGCAAACGGGCGAactgcccgtcgtcgacggggccggctgcgacgacggcgaggagatggCCCTGGTGAAGAGCGTGCCGTCGGgaacgacggccggccggaGGTCGCGTAAGCAGGGCGCGGCGAGGAGCGGCGAGTTTGTCGAGGGttccgacgtcgacgacggcccagcccacgacgacgacggcgaggccggcgaggacacCGAGGGCATGCAGATCGATCCCGCCCTCACGCCATCGCTGCCCAAGGCGACGGAGCAGAGCGGCGCCGAGAAGGCGGCACCAAGACGACGGGgcaagaaggcggcggcgaatgGACCGAGGGAGCctgccgaggagggcgagctTCCCGGGCCGTTGCCCGTGCCgcgcgaggaggacggacccgaggcggacgaggcggcgcgtgcggcgaagaggacgccgaggaaggccaggtcgacggcggccaaggggcACGGCGACACCCCCTCTGGGGTGGCCTATTCCGACAGCGTCATGGATGACATGGAGGATCTGCCGGCCCGCGTGGCGGCCTAG
- a CDS encoding MFS multidrug transporter, which yields MAADPEKAESLTDESIDGSSSSATEVPTFEAIAPSRTNQSRRSIATQRLGSGDAYEVLAYAVTPDVETEAEREAREPITYTRTGTSVTSVASRPPDFEVMFDDDDVENPRNWSFGYRCWCVAVVSLATWVATMYSTSYTSSTPGLMSEFASSTTTVTLGMTTYLLGLAAGSLVVAPMSEVYGRRPVYIVCLILWALLIIPCGLARSLTTIIVTRFFGYVILVFLVFLVFPVFPVFLLFLVFLVFLVPPPPPLPPLSPLPPPPPLPPPHSPALSPVLARPRPAFFGAVMISNAPGTVVDISNPDYLARSMSFFGVAPLNGPVTGPIIGGFVFQYLGWRWSNWIVLIMAGLTIALMLTVDETYAPAILKRKAARLRRRTDDPRWWCQYDQRVSTLHLLRVNLSRPFVLFATEPILWFLNFWCAAPRALADRPPRSPPPSLTVEPCRISVVYGILYLCFVAYPIVFSQHRGWGPGTSGLAFTGIGVGTLAAIAAEPLFRRLIHAQPRDPETGKVLPEAQALVMAIGSVSATLGQLGFSWTCLPVTIHFAAPMAFGIPFGFGNTLSFIYGSNYLAGTYGIYAASALAGNAVIRSIFGAALPLAGPKMFEALSPRWAGTLLGLLEAMTIPIPFVFWRYGGRIRARSGMIRQLRDEDERMEAKRAKNAARLERMKAKHEAQERPPSSGETG from the exons ATGGCAGCGGACCCCGAAAAGGCCGAGAGCCTCACCGACGAGAGCATCgatggctcgtcgtcgtcggcgacggaagTTCCGACCTTTGAGGCCATTGCACCATCCAGGACGAACCAGAGCCGCCGGTCGATCGCGACGCAgcggctcggcagcggcgacgccTACGAGGTGCTCGCCTACGCCGTGACGCCCGACGtcgagaccgaggccgagcgtgAGGCGCGCGAGCCCATCACCTACACGAGGACCGGCACGAGCGTGACGAGCGTCGCCTCGCGCCCGCCCGACTTTGAGGTCAtgttcgacgacgacgacgtcgagaacCCGAGAAACTGGTCGTTTGGCTACCGCTGCTggtgcgtcgccgtcgtctccctcgccACCTGGGTCGCCACCATGTACAGCACGAGCTacacgtcgtcgacgccggggcTCATGAGCGAgttcgcctcgtcgacgacgaccgtcaCCCTCGGCATGACCACCTACCTGCTGGGCCTGGCcgccggcagcctcgtcgttgCCCCCATGAGCGAGGTCTACGGCCGCCGGCCCGTCTACATTGTCTGCCTGATCCTCTGGGCCCTGCTGATCATCCCGTGCGGCCTCGCGCGATCCTTGACGACCATTATCGTCACCCGCTTCTTCGGGtacgtcatcctcgtctttCTCGTCTTTCTCGTCTTTCCCGTCTTTcccgtcttcctcctcttcctcgtcttcctcgtcttcctcgttcctcctcctcctcctcttcctcctctttctcctcttcctcctcctcctccgcttcctcctccccaCTCCCCCGCTCTCTcgcccgtcctcgcccgtcctcgccc CGCCTTCTTCGGTGCCGTCATGATCTCCAACGcgcccggcaccgtcgtcgacatctcGAACCCCGACTACCTCGCGAGAAGCATGTCCTTCTTCGGCGTCGCGCCCCTCAACGGGCCCGTGACCGGACCCAtcatcggcggcttcgtcttCCAGTACCTCGGCTGGCGCTGGTCCAACTGGATCGTCCTCATCATGGCCGGGCTCACCATCGCCCTCATgctcaccgtcgacgagacgtACGCGCCCGCCATCCTGAAGCGCAAGGCCGCCCGGCTGCGGAGGCGGACCGACGATccgaggtggtggtgccAGTACGACCAGCGCGTCTCGACGCTGCACCTGCTCCGCGTCAACCTGAGCCGCCCCTTCGTCCTCTTCGCGACGGAGCCCATCCTCTGGTTCCTGAACTTTTGGTGCGCCGCCcctcgcgccctcgccgaccgcCCGCCGagatccccccccccctcgctgACCGTCGAGCCCTGCAGGATATCCGTGGTCTACGGCATCCTCTACCTCTGCTTCGTCGCCTACCCCATCGTCTTCTCGCAGCACCGAGGCTGGGGTCCCGGCACCTCGGGCCTCGCCTtcaccggcatcggcgtcggcaccttggccgccatcgccgccgagcccctCTTCCGCCGCCTCATCCACGCGCAGCCGCGGGACCCCGAGACGGGCAAGGTGCTGCCCGAGGCCCAGGCTctcgtcatggccatcggctccgtctcggccacgctcggccagctcggctTCTCGTGGACCTGCCTCCCCGTCACCATCCACTTCGCCGCCCCCATGGCCTTTGGCATCcccttcggcttcggcaacACGCTCAGCTTCATCTACGGATCCAACTACCTCGCCGGCACCTACGGCATCTACGCCGCGAGCGCCCTGGCTGGCAACGCCGTCATCCGCAGCatcttcggcgccgccctgccGCTGGCGGGGCCCAAGATGTTCGAGGCCCTCTCGCCCCGCTGGGCGGGGACActgctcggcctgctcgaggcCATGACGATACCCATCCCCTTTGTCTTCTGGCGCTACGGCGGCCGGATTCGCGCCCGGAGCGGCATGATCCGACAGCttcgcgacgaggacgagaggatGGAGGCCAAGCGGGCGAAGAACGCGGCCAGGCTGGAGCGGATGAAGGCCAAGCACGAGGCGCAAgagcggccgccgtcgtcaggGGAGACGGGGTGA
- a CDS encoding mitogen activated protein kinase, with amino-acid sequence MSRANPANAGATSRKISFNVSEQYDIQDVVGEGAYGVVCSAIHKPSGQKVAIKKITPFDHSMFCLRTLREMKLLRYFNHENIISILDIQKPRTYESFNEVYLIQELMETDMHRVIRTQDLSDDHCQYFIYQTLRALKAMHSANVLHRDLKPSNLLLNANCDLKVCDFGLARSAASQEDNSGFMTEYVATRWYRAPEIMLTFKEYTKAIDVWSVGCILAEMLSGKPLFPGKDYHHQLTLILDVLGTPTMEDYYGIKSRRAREYIRSLPFKKKVPFRTLFPKTTDLALDLLEKLLAFNPVKRITVEEALKHPYLEPYHDPEDEPTAPPIPEAFFDFDKQKDTLSKEQLKQLIYEEIMR; translated from the exons ATGTCTCGCGCCAACCCCGCCAACGCCGGGGCCACCTCGCGCAAGATTTCGTTCAACGTGAGCGAGCAGTATGACATCcaagacgtcgtcggcgagggcgcctaCGGCGTCGTCTG CTCCGCCATCCACAAGCCGTCGGGCCAAAAGGTGGCCATCAAGAAGATCACGCCCTTCGACCACTCCATGTTCTGTCTGAGAACGTTGCGGGAGATGAAGCTCCTGCGCTACTTCAACCACGAAAACATCATTTCCATCCTCGACATACAAAAGCCCCGAACCTACGAGTCCTTCAACGAGGTCTACCTGATCCAG GAGCTGATGGAGACGGACATGCACCGCGTCATTCGCACGCAGGACCTGTCGGACGATCACTGCCAGTACTTCATCTACCAGACGCTGCGCGCCCTCAAGGCGATGCACTCGGCCAACGTGCTGCACCGGGATCTCAAGCCGTCCAACTTGCTCCTCAACGCCAACTGCGACCTCAAGGTCTGCGacttcggcctcgcccgctccgccgcctcccaggAGGACAACTCGGGCTTCATGACGGAATACGTCGCGACCCGATGGTACCGCGCGCCCGAGATCATGCTGACGTTCAAGGAGTACACAAAGGCCATCGACGTCTGGTCCGTCGGCTGCATCCTGGCCGAGATGCTCAGCGGCAAGCCGCTCTTCCCCGGCAAGGACT ACCACCACCAGTTGaccctcatcctcgacgtGCTGGGCACGCCCACCATGGAGGACTACTACGGCATCAAGTCCCGCCGGGCCCGCGAGTACATCCGCTCGCTGCCCTTCAAGAAGAAGGTGCCCTTCCGGACGCTGTTCCCGAAGACGACGGATCTGGCgctcgacctcctcgagaAGCTGCTGGCCTTCAACCCGGTGAAGCGCAtcaccgtcgaggaggcgctcAAGCATCCGTACCTGGAGCCCTATCATGACCCCGAGGACGaaccgacggcgccgccgatcCCGGAAGCCTTCTTCGACTTTGACAAGCAAAAGGACACGTTGAGCAAGGAGCAGCTGAAGCAGCTCATCTACGAAGAGATTATGCGTTGA
- a CDS encoding Methyltransferase type 11, translated as MDSGVEAQANGGSLASHANGPRKCSTGTPREPSEDPHVRGHTQSGRSPLQTMADTKAQMANRAMARTEVSGAAVAEFGFSASQGVHWDEYISFRPVYPPSFFGRIYDYHSTKARAAWSTAHDVGAGCGIVSAQLASRFERVVVSDPNDGYVVVARKMLVDELGLPEAKLTFLQESAEASSLTSGTVDLITACECIHWTDATASLGDFARQLKPGGTLVLTHYNVPRIADNEAAQRIWTAIWAIHSTKARGALFDRAFRLCNNGLEGIEFPESEWTSVRRTYINAHGTLDSFKLNDRTGESRVKAGEEKVWEDGDEGWCHRRGIDWLRGYLGTWVPRIPESELQPLWHEMALVLKGERVRIEYPVVMIFATRTGE; from the exons ATGGACAGCGGCGTAGAGGCACAGGCGAATGGCGGCTCGCTTGCCTCCCACGCCAACGGTCCTAGGAAATGCTCGACAGGAACGCCGAGAGAGCCGTCCGAGGATCCCCACGTCCGCGGGCACACCCAATCAGGCAGGTCCCCTTTGCAGACG ATGGCGGACACGAAAGCTCAGATGGCAAATCGCGCAATGGCCAGGACCGAAGTGAGCGGagcggcggtggcggaatTCGGATTCTCGGCGAGCCAAGGAGTGCATTGGGACGAGTACATCAGCTTCCGTCCCGTCTATCCGCCCTCCTTCTTCGGCCGCATCTACGATTACCATTCCACCAAGGCTCGGGCCGCTTGGTCCACGGCGCACGACGTCGGAGCCGGCTGCGGCATCGTCTCGGCGCAGCTCGCCTCCCGCTTCGAAcgcgtcgtcgtgtcggACCCGAACGACGgctacgtcgtcgtcgcccgaaagatgctcgtcgacgagctcggcctgcCCGAGGCGAAGCTCACCTTCCTCCAGGAGAGTGCCGAGGCGAGCTCGCTGACGTCGGGGACGGTGGACCTGATCACGGCGTGCGAATGCATCCACTGGACCGACGCGACCGCCTCCCTCGGCGACTTTGCGAGGCAGCTCAAGCCCGGCGGGACCCTCGTCCTCACGCACTACAACGTGCCGCGCATAGCGGACAACGAGGCCGCCCAGAGGATATGGACGGCCATCTGGGCCATCCATTCGACCAAGGCGCGGGGCGCCCTCTTCGACCGAGCCTTTCGGCTGTGCAACAACGGGCTCGAGGGGATTGAGTTTCCCGAATCGGAATGGACGTCGGTCCGACGGACCTACATCAACGCCCACGGGACGCTGGACTCGTTCAAGCTCAACGACCGAACCGGCGAGAGCAGggtcaaggccggcgaggagaaggtctgggaggacggcgacgaggggtgGTGCCACCGGCGAGGCATCGATTGGCTCCGGGGGTATCTGGGCACCTGGGTTCCCCGTATCCCCGAGTCCGAACTGCAGCCTCTCTGGCACGAGATGGCGCTGGTGCTGAAGGGAGAGAGGGTGAGGATCGAGTATCCGGTCGTCATGATCttcgcgacgaggacgggagAATAG